The Alnus glutinosa chromosome 7, dhAlnGlut1.1, whole genome shotgun sequence genome includes a region encoding these proteins:
- the LOC133872312 gene encoding small polypeptide DEVIL 16: protein MATKESNINLNNDHTCEPCRSFGQKCSHLVKKQRAKFYILRRCIAMLVCWRDRGEP, encoded by the coding sequence ATGGCAACCAAAGAGAGCAACATAAACTTAAACAACGACCACACCTGTGAACCCTGCCGATCCTTCGGCCAGAAGTGTAGCCATCTTGTGAAGAAGCAGCGTGCCAAGTTCTACATCCTCCGCCGTTGCATTGCAATGCTCGTCTGTTGGCGCGACCGTGGGGAACCTTGA
- the LOC133873315 gene encoding zinc finger BED domain-containing protein RICESLEEPER 1-like, protein MESDSHELEPIEEEYENEDSLEISNSATVDATIELVQDTAINEDPNEKNVYKRKPRRKTSTVWNHFEQVEVCGVKKNQCKWCKSKFTISKSSCTSTLGRHLESCLKYAGSKKKQKVLSVEGKESGGVDIISNFQFDESKVRELLAHMILYHEYPFRIVEHVLFNKFMKACTPHWKKISRATAKSLCFATYEFEKKKLKTLLNRVPKVNITTDMWTSCQKVSYMVVTCHFIDSEWRLNRRVLNFCNIPPPHSGLLITDALHKYFRDWGIESKVCSITVDNAKANDVALRHLRDVFNMRKSLVVGGKLFHVRCCAHITNLMVQDGLSEIGDIVDCVRDGIKFLVASEGRLKQFTETAKNLHLSSKKLFLDVPTRWNSTYLMLSAAYEFKDVFSMYGYNDHQFIWVPSQEDWDKVKSVCELLGVFNRVTKIVSGSDYPTSNLFLPEIWRMKEVLINKCDDGNDYIRSMAHRMKAKFDKYWGECNLLMAIAAILDPRFKLVFIRFCFPKIYQEAEATKNIEYVQRILKEIYNVYLHEHNLNLKEQDLASKVQESSSSNRSVCAVHDEEGGVEIRESFLKSAETVLQPMKSELEMYLEEGVYIPNKNIEFNALDWWKANTLKYNVLSKVAKDILSTPITTVTSESTFSAGGRVIDPHRASLSTETVQKLLCGADWVRSLYGLKKKCGDDQNEGEVEITLPEAI, encoded by the exons aTGGAGAGTGATTCGCATGAACTTGAGCCTATAGAAGAAGAGTATGAGAACGAGGATTCCCTTGAAATTAGTAATAGTGCTACTGTTGATGCAACTATTGAGTTGGTTCAAGATACTGCTATTAATGAGGATCCAAATGAAAAGAATGTATATAAGAGAAAGCCTAGGAGGAAGACTTCTACTGTGTGGAATCATTTTGAGCAAGTTGAGGTCTgtggtgtaaaaaaaaatcaatgtaaatGGTGTAAGAGTAAATTTACCATATCAAAATCAAGTTGTACATCTACTTTAGGTAGACACTTGGAGTCGTGTTTGAAGTATGCTGGttcaaagaagaagcaaaaggtTTTGTCAGTTGAGGGTAAGGAGTCTGGTGGTGTGGacattatttcaaattttcaatttgatgaaaGTAAGGTGAGAGAACTCTTAGCTCACATGATCTTGTATCATGAATATCCTTTTAGAATCGTGGAGCATGTGTTGTTTAATAAGTTTATGAAAGCTTGTACCCCgcattggaaaaaaatttctcgAGCTACTGCGAAGAGTCTTTGCTTTGCCACTTATgaatttgagaagaagaagttgaaaacTTTATTGAATCGGGTCCCCAAAGTTAATATCACAACTGATATGTGGACTTCTTGTCAAAAGGTTTCTTATATGGTTGTGACATGTCATTTTATAGATTCTGAATGGCGGTTAAATAGGCGTGTGTTGAACTTTTGTAATATTCCGCCTCCACACTCTGGACTTCTTATTACTGATGCACTTCATAAATATTTTAGAGACTGGGGTATAGAGAGTAAAGTTTGTTCAATCACTGTGGACAATGCCAAGGCAAATGATGTAGCATTAAGGCACTTGAGAGATGTTTTTAATATGAGAAAATCGCTTGTGGTTGGGGGCAAGTTGTTTCATGTGCGTTGTTGTGCACATATAACTAATTTGATGGTTCAGGATGGTCTTAGTGAGATTGGTGATATTGTTGATTGTGTGAGGGATGGAATAAAATTCTTGGTAGCATCAGAGGGAAGATTAAAGCAATTTACTGAAACTGCAAAGAACTTGCATTTGTCATCTAAGAAGCTATTTTTGGACGTTCCTACTCGTTGGAATAGTACATATTTGATGTTATCTGCTGCATATGAGTTTAAGGACGTATTTTCTATGTATGGATACAACGACCATCAATTTATTTGGGTGCCATCGCAAGAAGATTGGGATAAAGTTAAATCTGTCTGTGAACTTTTGGGAGTCTTCAATCGAGTAACCAAGATTGTATCTGGTAGTGACTATCCAACATCAAATTTATTCCTTCCTGAAATTTGGCGAATGAAAGAGGTTCTAATTAATAAATGTGATGATGGAAATGACTACATTAGATCTATGGCACATCGAATGAAAGCCAAGTTTGATAAATACTGGGGCGAGTGCAATTTATTGATGGCAATTGCGGCAATTTTGGATCCAAGGTTTAAGTTGGTGTTCATACGATTCTGCTTTCCGAAGATTTATCAAGAGGCTGAAGCTACGAAGAATATTGAATATGTTCAAAGAATTTTGAAAGAGATATATAATGTGTATCTTCAtgaacataatttaaatctcaaggAACAGGATCTTGCAAGCAAAGTTCAAGAAAGCTCTTCAAGTAATCGTTCAGTCTGTGCAGTTCATGATGAGGAGGGTGGTGTGGAAATTCGGGAGTCATTTCTCAAAAGTGCTGAAACTGTGCTTCAACCTATGAAATCTGAATTAGAAATGTATCTTGAGGAGGGTGTATATATACCTAACAAGAACATCGAATTTAATGCCTTGGATTGGTGGAAAGCGAATACTCTGAAGTATAATGTTTTGTCTAAAGTGGCCAAAGATATTTTGTCAACACCGATTACAACTGTAACTTCAGAGTCTACATTTAGTGCCGGAGGAAGGGTTATTGATCCACATCGAGCATCATTATCAACTGAGACAGTTCAGAAGTTGTTATGTGGGGCTGATTGGGTCAGATCATTGTATGGGCTCAAAAAGAAGTGTGgg GATGATCAAAATGAAGGGGAAGTGGAGATAACTTTGCCAGAGGCAATTTGA